The Lactobacillus sp. CBA3605 genome contains a region encoding:
- a CDS encoding ClC family H(+)/Cl(-) exchange transporter, with the protein MKRHFDLTRFSAVWRGLVVGLITGVVVSVFRFCIEQGLQLVQWGYGQLRGNLWLLLPWLGLSVLVAVIVGLMVKQTPDIKGSGIPQVEGQLAGELDYAWWPVLWRKFIGGILSIGSGLYLGREGPSIQLGATIGQGFAEKTHQTGADRRSLIAGGAAAGLSAAFNAPIASTLFILEEVYHNFSPIIWTTALASAIASNFISLNFFGLVPVLHIPYGRNLPLSQYGNLIGLGILLGVFGYLYQNITLAMPGWYAKLRLPSWLNGLVPFLLVIPIGLLWPQLLGGGNSVILNIAGAPPLLLGLLGIFVLRFVFSTVSYGSGLPGGIFLPILSLGAILGAIYAQAMVALGLMPAQYVTNFIIFAMAGYFAGIGKAPFTAILLITEMVGTLHHLMPLAVVSMTAYVVVDLLGGAPIYEALLEKLTQPKLPEHSGVQDRLEIPVFEGSAFEGHQVRDFKWPQESLLIAIRRGERQVIPHGDTLIRGGDTLIILTDRSNRAWVHHQIDKLNVVTT; encoded by the coding sequence ATGAAGCGTCATTTTGATTTAACCCGATTTAGTGCCGTTTGGCGGGGGTTAGTCGTTGGGCTAATTACTGGGGTGGTTGTCAGTGTTTTTCGGTTTTGTATTGAACAAGGCTTACAGCTGGTCCAATGGGGGTATGGGCAGCTCCGTGGCAATCTTTGGTTATTGCTGCCATGGCTTGGACTTAGTGTCTTAGTCGCGGTCATCGTTGGATTAATGGTGAAACAAACACCGGATATTAAAGGATCTGGGATTCCACAAGTTGAAGGTCAACTTGCTGGTGAATTAGATTATGCTTGGTGGCCGGTACTTTGGCGAAAATTCATTGGTGGTATTCTAAGTATTGGTTCTGGCTTGTATCTCGGTCGTGAAGGGCCATCGATTCAGTTAGGCGCGACGATTGGTCAGGGCTTTGCAGAAAAGACGCATCAAACCGGGGCTGATCGGCGTTCCCTGATTGCTGGTGGTGCCGCTGCGGGATTGTCAGCTGCTTTTAATGCACCCATTGCCAGTACGCTGTTTATTTTGGAAGAGGTCTATCATAATTTTTCGCCAATTATTTGGACAACCGCTTTAGCCAGTGCGATTGCGAGCAATTTTATTTCATTAAATTTTTTTGGTTTGGTGCCCGTATTACACATTCCATATGGTCGTAACTTACCGTTAAGTCAGTATGGTAATCTGATTGGGTTAGGCATTTTGCTTGGCGTTTTTGGTTATCTCTACCAAAATATCACGCTAGCAATGCCTGGTTGGTATGCGAAACTACGGTTACCGAGTTGGCTCAACGGGTTAGTGCCATTTTTATTGGTCATTCCCATTGGTTTATTGTGGCCACAATTACTAGGTGGCGGGAATTCAGTTATTCTAAATATTGCTGGTGCACCACCATTGCTGCTAGGATTATTAGGTATCTTTGTGTTACGATTTGTATTTTCAACTGTTTCGTATGGGTCAGGATTGCCAGGGGGGATTTTCTTACCGATTCTGTCCTTGGGGGCTATTTTAGGCGCCATTTATGCGCAAGCAATGGTGGCCTTAGGGTTAATGCCCGCCCAATATGTGACCAACTTTATTATCTTTGCGATGGCGGGGTATTTTGCTGGTATTGGGAAAGCCCCTTTCACCGCAATTCTCCTGATTACCGAGATGGTCGGGACCTTGCACCATTTGATGCCGTTAGCAGTTGTCTCAATGACGGCTTACGTGGTCGTTGATTTATTGGGTGGGGCCCCGATTTATGAAGCATTGCTAGAAAAATTAACACAACCCAAGTTGCCAGAACATAGTGGTGTTCAAGATCGACTAGAGATTCCAGTTTTTGAAGGGTCGGCGTTCGAAGGACATCAAGTTCGTGATTTTAAATGGCCGCAAGAGTCTTTATTAATTGCTATTCGGCGGGGTGAACGTCAAGTTATCCCGCATGGGGACACCTTGATACGTGGCGGTGATACCTTAATTATTTTAACGGATCGGAGTAATCGTGCTTGGGTTCATCACCAAATTGATAAATTAAATGTGGTGACGACTTGA
- the secG gene encoding preprotein translocase subunit SecG: MYNLLMTLILVVSVLIIIAVMMQPSKTNDAMSSLTGGADDLFAKQKPRGFEAFMQKVTLVLGIAFFIIALALAWYSSK, from the coding sequence TTGTATAATTTACTGATGACGTTAATATTGGTTGTTTCCGTTTTAATTATTATTGCGGTAATGATGCAACCATCCAAAACAAATGATGCCATGTCTTCATTAACTGGTGGTGCGGATGATTTGTTTGCAAAACAAAAGCCCCGTGGTTTTGAAGCCTTCATGCAAAAGGTAACCCTGGTATTAGGAATCGCTTTCTTTATCATTGCGTTAGCTTTAGCATGGTACTCATCGAAGTAA
- a CDS encoding carboxylesterase — MFKRPEPFFFEHSERVIILLHAYAGSANDVRMLARGLERADYSVYAPQLTGHGTGQPRDIVTQGSPEQWWQDTQAAISFVRQKGYTKISIFGLSLGGIFATKALADDTQLLGGGTFSSPIFPSAHSQVPTMFMRLSQQQLARTDQSSTEQATQLAALKPAMLAQLHAIEQFTATQVRPQLSQLTRPFFIGQGGQDELIDATVAQQLRQHLLDQQLLVDYHWYAAAGHVITVNIAHHQLEQDVLKYLKTIYE, encoded by the coding sequence GTGTTTAAACGACCAGAACCATTTTTCTTTGAACATAGTGAACGTGTCATCATTTTGCTTCATGCTTATGCTGGTAGTGCTAACGACGTGCGCATGCTAGCGCGTGGCTTAGAACGGGCGGACTATAGTGTCTATGCGCCACAGCTAACGGGGCATGGAACGGGTCAGCCGCGTGATATTGTGACTCAGGGTTCTCCAGAACAATGGTGGCAAGATACGCAAGCGGCAATTTCATTTGTGCGGCAAAAAGGCTATACTAAAATTAGTATCTTTGGCTTGTCACTAGGTGGTATTTTTGCGACGAAGGCTTTGGCTGATGATACGCAGTTGTTAGGTGGGGGAACCTTTAGCTCACCGATTTTTCCAAGTGCGCATAGTCAAGTGCCAACGATGTTCATGCGATTAAGTCAGCAACAGCTGGCGCGAACAGATCAATCGTCAACAGAACAGGCGACACAGCTCGCAGCGTTAAAGCCTGCCATGTTAGCCCAGTTACACGCAATTGAGCAGTTTACAGCGACTCAAGTGCGTCCCCAGTTATCGCAGTTAACGCGGCCCTTTTTCATTGGGCAAGGGGGCCAAGATGAGTTAATTGATGCCACCGTTGCGCAACAGCTGCGGCAGCATTTATTAGATCAACAATTATTGGTTGATTATCATTGGTATGCCGCTGCTGGACATGTCATCACGGTCAATATTGCCCATCATCAATTAGAACAAGATGTCTTAAAGTATTTAAAAACTATTTATGAATAA
- the rnr gene encoding ribonuclease R encodes MSESNLQEQILTFLQAHPDRSYSVERLSDELHFTGSTAFTFLVKELANMERTKMVTTDDHDQFRIVQATKLVDGSFHGNDKGFGFVRYDPELPDIYINPDNTMFAFTGDDVQVEIIRPAKPGSDRGPEGKIVSITQRNYSQIVGAFVPSTENAGFIGTVDIKEKKLSKYELLITEQGLHPTEGEVIIAEVAAYPDAQHPTRIVGLAKQVIGSVDDPGMDVLQVVYQHDVPSVFPEEVTDEANRIPDYVTEADKAGRNDLTDQPLVTIDGAESKDLDDAVVAWKLPNGNFHLGVHIADVSHYVTENSELDREAFKRGTSVYLTDRVIPMLPRRLSNGICSLNPDVERLAMSCEMEIDQQGNIVNHKISQSVIKSHARMTYDGVNQILEAHDPKTREKYADLVDMFDTMGDLHRILYKNRRHRGAIDFDDNEAKIIVDETGHPIDIQLRVRGLAERMIESFMLAANETVAKHYSLLKVPFIYRVHETPDSDRMLSFFEFVTNFGVNVTGSSKDVKPKMLQDVLKKVAGKPEEAMVSVMMLRSMKQARYADQSLGHFGLAAPYYTHFTSPIRRYPDMMVHRLIRHYDENGTGEDARAKYRDNLPNIATTTSENERRGVDTERDVDSMKKAEFMADHVGEKFDAVIDSVMKFGLFVELENTVEGLVHISVMDDDYYEYVEKQLALVGRKTKRTFRIGQPVKVQLMRVDKDQREVDFKLLNPEEAPKTDLLPKREHHDNYRGNNRRGGNSNYRRNGSNNNSNNNRNGNRSSNGSNHSANNNHRSNSTTASHNNHSSSQSNTNRRRTTDNRR; translated from the coding sequence ATGTCAGAATCTAACTTACAAGAACAAATCCTGACTTTTTTGCAAGCTCACCCAGACCGCAGCTATAGTGTTGAACGGTTAAGCGACGAATTGCATTTTACAGGATCAACAGCGTTCACTTTCTTAGTTAAAGAACTTGCTAATATGGAACGTACAAAAATGGTCACTACGGACGATCACGATCAATTCAGAATTGTCCAAGCAACTAAATTAGTCGATGGGTCTTTTCATGGGAATGATAAGGGCTTTGGGTTCGTGCGCTATGATCCCGAATTACCTGATATTTATATCAATCCGGACAATACAATGTTTGCTTTCACTGGTGATGACGTCCAAGTTGAAATCATTCGACCAGCTAAACCTGGTTCTGATCGGGGCCCTGAAGGTAAAATTGTCAGCATTACGCAACGAAACTATTCTCAAATCGTGGGTGCTTTTGTACCTAGTACTGAAAATGCAGGATTTATTGGGACAGTTGACATTAAAGAAAAGAAACTTTCTAAATATGAACTCTTAATTACAGAACAAGGGCTACACCCAACAGAGGGCGAAGTCATTATCGCTGAAGTTGCAGCTTATCCAGATGCCCAACATCCGACTCGAATAGTTGGCTTGGCGAAACAAGTTATCGGGAGCGTTGATGATCCTGGAATGGACGTCTTACAAGTGGTCTATCAACATGATGTCCCTTCAGTCTTTCCAGAAGAAGTGACGGATGAAGCTAACCGGATTCCGGATTATGTCACGGAAGCTGATAAAGCTGGCCGGAATGATTTAACGGATCAGCCATTGGTAACTATTGATGGCGCCGAATCCAAAGACTTGGATGATGCGGTAGTGGCCTGGAAATTACCAAATGGTAACTTCCACTTAGGAGTTCACATTGCGGATGTGAGTCATTATGTGACTGAAAACTCTGAATTAGACCGAGAAGCTTTTAAGCGCGGTACTTCGGTTTATTTAACCGATCGTGTTATTCCAATGTTGCCACGGCGCTTATCTAATGGTATCTGTTCACTGAATCCAGATGTTGAACGCTTAGCCATGAGTTGTGAAATGGAAATTGATCAACAAGGGAACATCGTTAATCATAAGATCTCGCAAAGTGTGATTAAATCACATGCACGAATGACTTATGATGGGGTTAACCAGATTTTGGAAGCTCATGATCCTAAAACTCGGGAAAAGTATGCCGATTTAGTGGATATGTTTGATACGATGGGCGACTTACATCGGATTTTATACAAAAATCGTCGGCACCGTGGTGCAATTGATTTTGATGATAATGAAGCCAAAATTATCGTTGACGAAACCGGTCACCCAATTGACATCCAACTCCGTGTTCGGGGGTTGGCTGAACGGATGATTGAAAGTTTCATGTTAGCCGCTAATGAAACGGTCGCAAAGCACTATAGCTTATTAAAAGTCCCATTCATTTATCGGGTACATGAAACACCTGACAGTGACCGGATGCTCAGCTTCTTTGAATTTGTCACTAATTTCGGGGTTAATGTGACAGGTAGTTCTAAGGATGTTAAGCCTAAGATGTTACAAGATGTGTTAAAGAAAGTTGCTGGCAAGCCAGAAGAAGCCATGGTTTCAGTTATGATGTTGCGGAGTATGAAGCAAGCGCGTTATGCTGACCAATCATTAGGACATTTCGGGTTAGCAGCGCCTTATTATACCCACTTCACCTCGCCAATTCGCCGTTATCCGGATATGATGGTGCACCGTTTGATTCGGCATTACGATGAAAATGGTACTGGAGAAGACGCCCGTGCTAAGTATCGAGACAACTTACCAAATATTGCGACGACGACGTCTGAGAATGAACGACGTGGCGTTGATACAGAACGTGATGTTGATTCCATGAAGAAAGCTGAATTTATGGCGGACCATGTCGGTGAAAAGTTTGATGCCGTGATTGATTCTGTCATGAAGTTTGGTCTTTTCGTTGAATTGGAAAATACGGTTGAAGGTCTTGTTCACATTAGTGTGATGGATGATGACTATTACGAATACGTTGAAAAGCAATTAGCGTTAGTCGGTCGGAAGACTAAGCGGACGTTCCGAATTGGGCAACCAGTCAAGGTTCAATTGATGCGGGTCGATAAGGACCAGCGTGAGGTTGACTTCAAACTATTAAATCCAGAAGAAGCGCCAAAGACAGATTTATTGCCTAAACGGGAACATCATGATAACTATCGCGGCAATAACCGTCGTGGTGGCAATAGTAACTATCGTCGTAACGGTAGTAATAACAACAGTAATAATAATCGCAATGGCAATCGGTCAAGTAATGGCAGTAACCATAGTGCTAATAATAATCACCGCAGTAATAGCACGACTGCCAGTCATAATAATCACAGTAGCAGTCAAAGTAACACTAATCGTCGGCGGACGACTGATAACCGACGGTAA
- the smpB gene encoding SsrA-binding protein SmpB: MAKQRGKHQDTALAQNRKARHDYAVEDTYEAGIALTGTEIKSVRDRRANLKDGYVQIRNGEAIMVNVHISPFKEANRFNVDPLRSRKLLLHKKEIKKLSEATATKGVTIIPLKMYLKHGFAKVLIGVAHGKREYDKRQDIKKREQQRQIDRVMKHY; the protein is encoded by the coding sequence ATGGCCAAGCAACGAGGTAAGCATCAAGATACTGCCCTTGCTCAAAATCGTAAGGCCCGTCATGATTACGCAGTTGAGGACACTTATGAAGCTGGGATTGCTTTAACAGGGACCGAAATTAAGTCTGTGCGGGATCGCCGGGCAAACTTAAAAGATGGGTATGTCCAAATCCGTAATGGTGAAGCCATTATGGTGAATGTGCATATTAGTCCATTCAAAGAAGCGAATCGGTTTAACGTGGATCCATTGCGTAGTCGTAAATTACTTTTGCATAAAAAAGAGATCAAAAAGTTAAGTGAAGCCACCGCAACTAAAGGGGTGACGATCATTCCTTTAAAAATGTATCTTAAGCATGGTTTTGCAAAGGTTTTGATTGGCGTGGCCCATGGGAAACGCGAATATGACAAGCGGCAAGATATTAAAAAACGTGAACAACAGCGTCAGATTGATCGCGTGATGAAACACTATTAG
- a CDS encoding amino acid ABC transporter substrate-binding protein/permease encodes MKKWQVAVVILLAAVGSWLTLAPTAQAKTYTIATDTTFAPFEFQAKGGKYKGIDIDILKAIAKKEHFKYNLKAISFGAAVQQLSANQVDGVIAGMNITPERKQTFDFSTPYYTSGVVMAVAKGSKITDFKDLKGKMVALKTGTAGAAYAKSIQSKYGFKIKYFNDSNNMYNDVKVGNSAACFEDYPVMSYGIKNGIALKIVSKQYAAGDYGFAVKKGKNAELLKQFNAGLKSIKADGTYQKIVNKYLHSSEAKLTGETASSRTFVGLFTQNFSTISSGLLMTLELTVISIILATILGMILGVLGVMPGKLGPAISSTIIYIFRGMPLMVLAFFIYIGFPDLIGHGFKIPAFIAGMVTLMLNEGAYTGAFVKGGFQAVDDGQMEAARSLGLPYWTAMRKVIMPQGIRIMIPSFINQFIITLKDTSILSVIGIVELTQTGTLIIARNFEGFKIWLMIAIIYLIIITLLTWLSNWVQRRLS; translated from the coding sequence ATGAAAAAATGGCAGGTTGCAGTAGTCATACTGTTAGCGGCAGTTGGGAGTTGGTTAACCTTAGCGCCAACTGCCCAAGCTAAGACTTACACGATTGCGACAGACACGACTTTTGCACCGTTCGAATTTCAAGCAAAAGGCGGTAAGTATAAGGGTATTGATATTGATATTTTAAAGGCAATTGCTAAGAAAGAACATTTCAAGTACAACTTAAAAGCAATCAGTTTTGGTGCTGCTGTGCAACAGTTGAGTGCTAACCAAGTTGATGGCGTCATCGCCGGGATGAACATTACCCCCGAACGGAAACAAACCTTTGATTTTTCAACGCCGTACTACACATCAGGAGTTGTCATGGCGGTGGCAAAAGGGAGCAAGATTACGGATTTTAAAGATTTGAAGGGGAAAATGGTTGCTTTGAAAACTGGCACGGCGGGCGCTGCTTATGCTAAGTCTATTCAAAGCAAGTATGGATTTAAAATTAAATATTTCAATGATTCTAATAACATGTATAACGATGTCAAAGTTGGTAATTCAGCAGCTTGTTTTGAGGATTATCCAGTGATGTCGTATGGCATTAAAAATGGGATTGCGTTAAAAATTGTATCGAAACAATACGCTGCTGGTGATTATGGTTTTGCAGTGAAAAAAGGTAAAAATGCTGAATTATTGAAGCAATTTAACGCCGGTTTAAAATCAATTAAAGCGGATGGCACGTATCAAAAAATTGTTAATAAGTATTTGCATTCGAGTGAAGCTAAATTAACCGGTGAAACTGCCAGCAGTCGGACGTTTGTTGGCCTATTCACGCAGAACTTTAGTACCATCAGCAGTGGGTTGTTGATGACATTAGAGTTAACCGTTATTTCAATTATTTTAGCCACTATCTTAGGCATGATTCTAGGCGTCTTAGGCGTGATGCCTGGCAAGCTGGGACCTGCAATTTCTAGTACGATTATTTATATTTTTCGCGGGATGCCATTAATGGTGTTGGCCTTCTTTATCTATATTGGTTTTCCAGATCTGATTGGGCATGGGTTTAAAATCCCAGCCTTTATCGCTGGGATGGTGACGTTGATGCTGAACGAAGGCGCGTATACCGGGGCCTTTGTTAAAGGAGGTTTCCAAGCTGTTGATGACGGTCAGATGGAGGCGGCCCGTTCACTGGGGTTACCTTATTGGACTGCGATGCGCAAGGTCATCATGCCGCAAGGAATTCGTATTATGATTCCATCATTTATCAACCAATTTATTATTACGCTAAAGGATACGTCGATTTTATCGGTTATTGGGATTGTTGAATTAACCCAAACTGGGACGTTGATTATTGCTCGTAACTTTGAAGGGTTCAAAATCTGGTTAATGATTGCGATTATCTACTTAATTATTATTACCTTATTGACATGGTTATCGAATTGGGTTCAAAGGAGGTTAAGCTAA
- a CDS encoding amino acid ABC transporter ATP-binding protein has protein sequence MAKVSVQDLHKSYGDNEVLKGLNLEVQNNEVVCMIGPSGSGKSTFLRCLNDLEVPSQGKVIISDYDLSDRATNINLVRANIGMVFQHFNLFPHLTVLQNITLAPIQLKKATKTAAETAARKLLDTVGLADKADAMPQSLSGGQQQRVAIARALAMQPKIMLFDEPTSALDPEMVGDVLDVMKKLAANGMTMIVVTHEMGFAKEVADRVVFMADGLIQESGRPADIFDHPQSPRLQDFLNKVINV, from the coding sequence ATGGCTAAAGTCAGTGTGCAAGATTTACACAAAAGTTATGGGGATAACGAAGTCTTAAAAGGCCTGAATTTAGAGGTTCAGAATAATGAAGTTGTTTGTATGATTGGGCCTTCTGGTTCGGGGAAAAGCACTTTTTTACGGTGCTTAAATGACTTAGAAGTCCCTAGCCAAGGTAAGGTTATCATTAGTGATTATGACTTATCTGATCGGGCAACGAATATTAACCTCGTGCGGGCTAATATTGGCATGGTGTTTCAACATTTTAATTTATTTCCACATTTAACCGTGCTACAAAATATTACGTTAGCGCCGATTCAACTCAAGAAAGCGACTAAGACGGCGGCTGAAACGGCCGCACGTAAGTTGCTGGATACGGTTGGTTTAGCAGATAAGGCGGATGCAATGCCACAATCATTATCCGGGGGGCAACAACAACGAGTTGCTATTGCTCGTGCCTTAGCGATGCAACCAAAAATCATGCTGTTTGACGAACCGACTTCAGCGTTGGATCCTGAAATGGTGGGCGATGTGTTAGACGTCATGAAAAAATTAGCGGCCAATGGGATGACGATGATTGTTGTCACGCATGAGATGGGATTTGCTAAAGAAGTCGCAGATCGCGTCGTCTTCATGGCCGATGGGTTAATTCAAGAAAGCGGGCGCCCAGCGGATATTTTTGATCATCCGCAAAGTCCACGGTTACAGGATTTCTTGAATAAAGTGATTAATGTTTAA
- a CDS encoding SDR family NAD(P)-dependent oxidoreductase: protein MAKVFITGSTDGLGLLTAQKLISMGNEVVLHARNQRRASDVHKKLPGAKVLIGDLGNQNEVEVLAKQMNGIGRFDTIIHNAGIAVDDPQLIFRVNVIAPYLLTVLARQPKRLVYVSSSMHRGSTFDVNHLAQTTDYSASKLQVLMLAKAIARLWPTVATNTVDPGWVPTKMGGRGASDNLEQGYAGQVWLATTADSSLTGQYLYHSQPSRYDQRADNVELQSQLLKQLKEITGISLA from the coding sequence ATGGCAAAAGTTTTTATTACTGGTTCAACGGATGGTCTTGGGCTATTAACCGCTCAGAAGTTAATTTCGATGGGAAATGAAGTTGTGTTGCATGCACGTAATCAGCGAAGAGCTAGTGATGTACACAAAAAATTACCAGGTGCGAAGGTTCTGATTGGTGATCTTGGTAATCAGAATGAGGTTGAAGTTTTAGCAAAACAAATGAATGGGATAGGGCGCTTTGACACGATTATCCATAATGCCGGTATCGCCGTGGATGATCCACAGCTTATTTTTCGTGTTAATGTCATCGCACCGTACTTGTTAACCGTCTTAGCTCGTCAACCAAAACGGTTGGTCTATGTTTCATCTAGCATGCATCGTGGTAGTACTTTTGATGTTAATCATTTAGCCCAAACAACGGACTACTCAGCATCTAAACTACAGGTTTTAATGTTAGCTAAAGCAATCGCACGACTGTGGCCGACTGTTGCAACTAATACGGTAGATCCTGGCTGGGTGCCAACTAAAATGGGTGGTCGCGGGGCCAGTGATAATCTAGAACAAGGCTATGCAGGCCAGGTTTGGTTAGCAACGACAGCCGATTCGTCGCTAACTGGCCAATATTTATATCATTCACAACCTAGTAGATATGATCAGCGCGCTGATAACGTTGAGCTACAGTCACAACTTTTAAAGCAATTAAAAGAGATTACGGGTATCTCGTTGGCGTAG
- a CDS encoding LURP-one-related/scramblase family protein codes for MRQLYFSRNSFAKGARVIRDAHDQSHYLLVGRWGRRQDALSLYAIQGELLAEIKQTSLGILPKFDLYYNRQNVGSISRTFGFWHEMIYVRKLRWIIMGSLNTESYRIYHGTELVMTMRPVVTTNGEAFELTITDQVTEPLCICIAAILDHWRKPTNRDRQRTTTEGYHVTFGESNYTLHPHQGDLSKPIK; via the coding sequence ATGCGTCAACTATATTTCAGCCGTAACAGTTTTGCTAAAGGCGCGCGGGTCATTCGTGATGCGCATGACCAATCACATTACTTGCTTGTCGGTCGTTGGGGCCGTCGTCAAGACGCCCTCAGCCTCTATGCCATTCAAGGTGAACTTCTCGCCGAAATTAAGCAAACTTCACTCGGTATTTTGCCAAAGTTTGATTTATATTATAATCGTCAAAACGTCGGCTCCATTAGTCGCACATTTGGCTTTTGGCATGAAATGATTTACGTTCGTAAATTACGTTGGATTATTATGGGCAGCTTGAACACCGAAAGTTATCGCATTTATCACGGTACTGAACTGGTCATGACCATGCGACCGGTCGTCACAACTAATGGCGAAGCTTTCGAACTGACCATTACCGATCAAGTCACGGAGCCCCTCTGTATTTGCATTGCCGCTATCTTAGACCATTGGCGTAAACCAACTAATCGTGATCGGCAACGCACGACAACTGAAGGCTATCATGTCACTTTCGGTGAAAGTAACTATACGCTGCATCCCCACCAAGGTGACTTATCCAAACCAATCAAGTAA
- a CDS encoding Cof-type HAD-IIB family hydrolase: MISIIASDMDGTLLNNEMTVSDFNAQAILKAQQQGVHFIVSTGRRYSEAQPLLAAQGITAPLITLNGAEVFDASGKMLDMVPITKTVARAIFHTLTARGYYFEVVGNDGVYSNNKAKRIEEIAHLLTNLNPDTSFKIAVSLASARLELMDINYVDDYNALLDDPKNHVMKIITFSQAGPKELQPLSADLLAKHSSIKITSSSRSNIEINNINAQKGIAVERYANMLNTPMTNVMAIGDNNNDVSMLKLAGTSYAMGNATTEVKQLANHVTDTNVNDGVGKAILAVLAQN; encoded by the coding sequence ATGATTTCGATTATCGCTTCTGACATGGATGGTACTTTGTTAAATAACGAAATGACGGTTTCTGATTTTAACGCACAAGCAATTCTGAAAGCTCAGCAGCAAGGCGTCCATTTCATTGTTTCAACCGGTCGTCGCTACTCTGAAGCGCAACCCTTACTAGCAGCTCAAGGGATTACCGCGCCACTAATCACCTTAAACGGCGCCGAAGTATTTGATGCTTCCGGTAAAATGCTAGATATGGTGCCCATCACCAAAACGGTTGCCCGCGCCATTTTCCATACGTTAACTGCGCGTGGCTATTACTTTGAAGTGGTTGGCAATGATGGGGTCTATTCTAATAACAAAGCCAAACGTATCGAAGAAATTGCCCACTTATTGACGAACTTAAATCCTGACACATCGTTTAAAATTGCGGTGTCACTCGCTTCGGCTCGCCTAGAATTAATGGATATTAATTATGTCGACGATTATAATGCCTTGTTAGATGATCCCAAAAATCACGTCATGAAAATTATTACTTTTAGTCAGGCTGGGCCAAAAGAGCTACAACCATTATCGGCTGACCTACTAGCCAAACATTCTTCCATTAAAATCACCTCGTCTTCCCGGTCAAATATTGAAATCAATAATATCAATGCCCAAAAAGGGATTGCGGTTGAACGCTATGCCAATATGTTGAATACCCCGATGACCAATGTGATGGCGATTGGTGACAACAATAACGATGTTTCCATGCTAAAATTAGCTGGCACCAGTTATGCGATGGGCAATGCAACTACGGAAGTTAAGCAACTTGCCAATCATGTCACAGACACTAACGTGAACGATGGTGTTGGTAAAGCCATCTTGGCCGTACTAGCGCAGAACTAG
- a CDS encoding uracil-DNA glycosylase, translated as MKAFIHTDWWDVLEPEFEQPYYQQLHKFLKAEYRTKNIHPDMYNIFQAFEWTSFAETKVVILGQDPYHGPNQAHGLSFSVLPGVPVPPSLVNIYKELQTDVGCTPVNHGYLESWAKQGVLLLNSVLTVQNGVAFSHAGKGWERLTDVAIQRLSARPTPVVFILWGKAARSKIKLIDTATNVVLQAPHPSPLSAYRGFFGSKPFSKTNLALTSFGEQPIDWQLPAQVSLKN; from the coding sequence ATGAAAGCGTTTATTCATACTGACTGGTGGGACGTCTTAGAACCTGAATTTGAGCAGCCTTACTATCAGCAATTACACAAATTTTTAAAAGCAGAATATCGAACTAAAAATATCCATCCAGATATGTATAATATCTTTCAAGCTTTTGAATGGACATCCTTTGCGGAAACTAAAGTCGTGATTTTAGGCCAGGATCCTTATCATGGTCCTAACCAAGCACACGGGTTAAGCTTTTCAGTTTTACCCGGTGTACCTGTGCCGCCATCGTTGGTTAATATTTATAAAGAATTACAAACGGATGTCGGCTGCACACCGGTTAACCATGGTTATTTAGAGTCGTGGGCCAAGCAGGGCGTGCTCCTGTTGAATTCCGTGTTAACTGTCCAAAATGGGGTTGCTTTTTCGCATGCTGGTAAAGGGTGGGAACGGCTAACAGATGTTGCCATTCAACGGTTATCCGCGCGGCCAACCCCAGTAGTCTTCATTCTTTGGGGCAAAGCCGCACGTTCAAAAATCAAGCTGATTGATACAGCGACTAATGTGGTGTTACAAGCGCCTCATCCGAGTCCGTTATCTGCTTATCGTGGCTTTTTTGGATCAAAACCATTTTCTAAAACGAATTTGGCTTTGACATCTTTCGGGGAGCAACCCATTGATTGGCAACTTCCCGCTCAAGTCAGTCTTAAAAACTAA